The following proteins come from a genomic window of Sesamum indicum cultivar Zhongzhi No. 13 linkage group LG10, S_indicum_v1.0, whole genome shotgun sequence:
- the LOC105172540 gene encoding nifU-like protein 2, chloroplastic: MRAAMAVMSPPYAYSYSLHQTLDPSCSPSPSSAPMFRCPSSPKVSSFFGSRISLSRGLNQVWRASSDRQRYGLGSVSRRPGIKAVATPESALELPLTAENVESVLDEIRPYLIADGGNVALHEIDGNVVKLKLQGACGSCPSAVMTMKMGIERRLMEKIPEVVAVESIPDEETGLELNEENIEKVLEEIRPYLVGAAGGDLELVEIEEPIVKVRITGPAAGVMTVRVAVTQKLREKIPAIAAVQLLS; encoded by the exons ATGCGGGCGGCCATGGCGGTGATGTCTCCGCCGTATGCTTACAGTTACAGCCTACACCAAACCCTAGACCCCTCTTGCTCTCCTTCGCCTTCCTCCGCCCCGATGTTCCGCTGCCCTTCTTCTCCCAAG GTTTCGAGCTTCTTTGGCTCTCGAATTTCGCTTTCCAGGGGGCTCAATCAGGTGTGGCGAGCCTCTTCGGATCGTCAGCGGTATGGTTTGGGCTCTGTTTCTCGGCGGCCAG GGATAAAGGCGGTTGCCACACCTGAGTCAGCTCTGGAGTTGCCACTAACAGCGGAAAATGTTGAGAGCGTGTTGGATGAAATTCGACCTTATCTCATAGCAGATGGGGGTAATGTTGCATTACATGAAATTGATGGCAATGTCGTGAAACTGAAATTACAAGGAGCATGTGGCTCCTGTCCTAGTGCTGTAATGACAATGAAAATGGGCATTGAGCGTCGTCTAATGGAAAAGATCCCTGAAGTTGTCGCAGTTGAATCAATACCAGATGAAGAAACAGGCCTTGAGCTAAATGAAGAAAACATAGAGAAg GTGCTCGAAGAAATTAGACCTTACCTTGTTGGAGCGGCTGGTGGGGATTTAGAGCTAGTAGAAATTGAGGAGCCAATAGTTAAAGTAAGAATAACTGGCCCTGCAGCGGGTGTGATGACTGTCCGAGTTGCTGTCACCCAGAAACTTCGAGAAAAGATTCCAGCCATTGCAGCAGTTCAACTTTTGTCTTAA
- the LOC105172541 gene encoding ATP phosphoribosyltransferase 2, chloroplastic isoform X2: protein MSVVRTIFLQCGPSVSHFSTSSYSTNFNSGSVKFTISCCSVASPASVVIGNVDKKASERNEVRLGLPSKGRMATDTLDLLKDCQLSVRQVNPRQYVAEIPQITNLEVWFQRPKDVVRKLVSGDLDLGIVGLDTVKEYGQENEDLIIVHDALDYGDCRLSLALGPKFMKDNGLKHVTFSTADGALEAAPAMGIADAIVDLVSSGTTLRENNLKEIEGGIILESQAVLVASRRSLIQRKGVLDITHEMLERLEAHLKAVGQFTVTANMRGKSAEEVAERILSQPSLSGLQGPTISPVFTKRGGKVAADYFAIVICVPKKALYKSVRQLRAIGGSGVLISPLTYIFDEETPRWRQLLSKLGL from the exons ATGTCAGTGGTGCGGACAATTTTCCTGCAGTGTGGCCCATCGGTTTCGCATTTCTCGACCTCGTCTTATTCAACCAATTTCAATTCGGGTTCCGTGAAATTCACCATTTCTTGTTGCTCGGTTGCGTCGCCGGCTTCGGTTGTGATTGGAAATGTGGATAAGAAGGCTTCTGAGAGAAATGAAGTGCGGCTTGGATTGCCCAGTAAAGGCCGAATGGCTACAGACACTCTTGATCTTCTTAAG GATTGTCAATTGTCGGTGAGGCAGGTGAATCCGCGCCAGTATGTCGCAGAAATTCCTCAG ATTACGAATTTAGAAGTTTGGTTTCAGCGCCCAAAAGATGTTGTGAGGAAATTAGTGTCTGGAGATTTGGACCTTGGAATTGTTGGTTTGGACACTGTAAAGGAATATGGACAG GAGAATGAAGATCTCATTATTGTCCATGATGCTCTTGACTATGGAGATTGCCGTTTATCTCTAGCA TTGGGTCCTAAGTTTATGAAAGATAATGGACTGAAGCATGTGACTTTCTCAACTGCTGATGGAGCCCTTGAAGCAGCTCCTGCA ATGGGGATAGCTGATGCTATTGTGGACCTTGTGAGTAGTGGAACAACATTAAGAGAGAATAATCTGAAAGAAATTGAAGGTGGCATTATCTTGGAAAGTCAG GCTGTTCTTGTTGCTAGCAGAAGGTCGCTGATCCAGCGAAAAGGTGTTCTTGATATAACTCATGAGATGCTTGAAAGATTGGAAGCACACTTAAAGGCTGTTGGTCAATTCACG GTAACTGCCAACATGAGGGGAAAAAGTGCAGAGGAAGTGGCTGAGCGAATACTAAGCCAACCATCTTTATCTGGGTTGCAG GGACCAACCATAAGCCCAGTTTTCACTAAGCGTGGTGGGAAGGTTGCAGCAGATTATTTCGCTATAGTTATATGTGTACCAAAGAAAGCACTTTACAAATCTGTTCGGCAGCTGAGAGCG ATTGGTGGTAGTGGGGTTCTGATTTCACCTCTGACCTACATTTTTGACGAGGAAACTCCCAGATGGCGTCAGCTTCTTTCAAAGTTGGGGCTCTAG
- the LOC105172541 gene encoding ATP phosphoribosyltransferase 2, chloroplastic isoform X1 encodes MSVVRTIFLQCGPSVSHFSTSSYSTNFNSGSVKFTISCCSVASPASVVIGNVDKKASERNEVRLGLPSKGRMATDTLDLLKDCQLSVRQVNPRQYVAEIPQITNLEVWFQRPKDVVRKLVSGDLDLGIVGLDTVKEYGQENEDLIIVHDALDYGDCRLSLAIPKYGIFENINSLQELAQMPQWTPERPLRVATGFTYLGPKFMKDNGLKHVTFSTADGALEAAPAMGIADAIVDLVSSGTTLRENNLKEIEGGIILESQAVLVASRRSLIQRKGVLDITHEMLERLEAHLKAVGQFTVTANMRGKSAEEVAERILSQPSLSGLQGPTISPVFTKRGGKVAADYFAIVICVPKKALYKSVRQLRAIGGSGVLISPLTYIFDEETPRWRQLLSKLGL; translated from the exons ATGTCAGTGGTGCGGACAATTTTCCTGCAGTGTGGCCCATCGGTTTCGCATTTCTCGACCTCGTCTTATTCAACCAATTTCAATTCGGGTTCCGTGAAATTCACCATTTCTTGTTGCTCGGTTGCGTCGCCGGCTTCGGTTGTGATTGGAAATGTGGATAAGAAGGCTTCTGAGAGAAATGAAGTGCGGCTTGGATTGCCCAGTAAAGGCCGAATGGCTACAGACACTCTTGATCTTCTTAAG GATTGTCAATTGTCGGTGAGGCAGGTGAATCCGCGCCAGTATGTCGCAGAAATTCCTCAG ATTACGAATTTAGAAGTTTGGTTTCAGCGCCCAAAAGATGTTGTGAGGAAATTAGTGTCTGGAGATTTGGACCTTGGAATTGTTGGTTTGGACACTGTAAAGGAATATGGACAG GAGAATGAAGATCTCATTATTGTCCATGATGCTCTTGACTATGGAGATTGCCGTTTATCTCTAGCA ATTCCCAAGTATGGCATTTTTGAGAACATAAATTCTTTGCAAGAGCTGGCACAGATGCCACAGTGGACACCTGAGAGACCTCTACGAGTTGCTACTGGCTTTACTTAT TTGGGTCCTAAGTTTATGAAAGATAATGGACTGAAGCATGTGACTTTCTCAACTGCTGATGGAGCCCTTGAAGCAGCTCCTGCA ATGGGGATAGCTGATGCTATTGTGGACCTTGTGAGTAGTGGAACAACATTAAGAGAGAATAATCTGAAAGAAATTGAAGGTGGCATTATCTTGGAAAGTCAG GCTGTTCTTGTTGCTAGCAGAAGGTCGCTGATCCAGCGAAAAGGTGTTCTTGATATAACTCATGAGATGCTTGAAAGATTGGAAGCACACTTAAAGGCTGTTGGTCAATTCACG GTAACTGCCAACATGAGGGGAAAAAGTGCAGAGGAAGTGGCTGAGCGAATACTAAGCCAACCATCTTTATCTGGGTTGCAG GGACCAACCATAAGCCCAGTTTTCACTAAGCGTGGTGGGAAGGTTGCAGCAGATTATTTCGCTATAGTTATATGTGTACCAAAGAAAGCACTTTACAAATCTGTTCGGCAGCTGAGAGCG ATTGGTGGTAGTGGGGTTCTGATTTCACCTCTGACCTACATTTTTGACGAGGAAACTCCCAGATGGCGTCAGCTTCTTTCAAAGTTGGGGCTCTAG